The DNA segment CCCTCAAGCGGGTACTTTTGTAACAAAAAGGGGATGGAATTTAAACGAGGGGATATGACGGATCTTACCGAATAAAGGACATCGTAGGTGTGGAAGATTTCGCAGGATGCTGGATTGTCGGATCTTTCATCGTCCGCAACGAGCAAAAAGTTGTACCTCCAAATTCCGTCCTCCGTAAGGTTCTCGTAGTTTATAACTTTTTCTATGTATTCCGAAAGTTCCGAATTTTCCCTAACGGGTATTCTTCCCAGGGCCACGTCGGAATATCCGTCCATGTCAAAATCCCCGTAAAAATCGTCGTATGCACCGAAATTATCCAGGTTAACTGAGAGACTGGAATCTATAGGGTAGTAAGGTGGAACTTGGTTTAAAATTGCGGAACCGGAAAAGTTCTTGTAATCGTAGCTTCCATCCCCGACCAAAACCGCGTACTTGGGCCTGTTCGGATCCCTCAAATACATGTTATAAAGGAAGTTCCTTATGGAAACGGGATCCGGATTTCCCAAGGAAAACTGCGTATAAATATCCTCAACGCCAACCCATGCGGTTGAAACGCTAGAATACTCCCACCTTGAACCGTTAAACGTTGGGGTTTTCCCTGCCCTGAAGTCTAGAGTCTCCTAAATGTACCCTCAAATTTTCTCGAACCTATGGCCACGTAGTCCGCGGAAAGGCCGTATAGATCCCTCGAAATGTCCAAAATTTCCAAAGATATTGGCCTTGAGGCGAAGTTAGAGATGTATATTCTGGCCCATCCGTTCGAAGAGTCGTACACAAACAAGTTGCCGGAGGAGTAAGAATAGCTTTCTATTATCTTGGGTTCGTAAGGATCCGTGACGTCCCAGACGAAAAACCGGCCTTCCCCCCCTTTCAAATTTAAGGTGAACTTTCCGGATGAGCTTACGAAGAAAAGCCCCCTCGTTTTCCGTAAGCGCCGTTCGATACATAGGAAAGTTCGTAATAGTCCAGGTAGAGCGTTGGGACCGTAAAAGGGCCTTAGGATGTACTCCACGGTGTTATCTGTTGAAAGCGCGGGGGAACAACTTAGGGTTTTGAAGTTACTGACCCTTACAAGGGGCCGAATCGCAAGAACTGGCCGTTATTTTTATCCAGAGCCTCGCGGAGGTGTCGGAAAATTCGCCGTTTGCAACCCTAGTTCTGAAGGAGATCCCGCTTAAAACGTCGTTCAATTTAAAGCTGTACGTGTATATCCTGTCTGGATCCGAAGCCGTCCTCGCCATCTCCCTTCCCACCCAAACCCTACCCTTTTTTCCCGGGTTGTTTATGTTCTCCTCGAACCTATAAAACTTTATAGCTTGGGCGTATGGCCCGGGAGGGAAATTTAAAGTTTTTATCCTCTTACCGTTTTCTCCTCCCAATCCCAAAAAGTAGTACGTGGTGTCCGTGTACGGGTTTTCAAAGTAAGAGACGTTTCCCCCGATTATCTTAAAGCCCTTTTGTGCTTCCCCCCAAAACAGGATCCTCTGCCCTACCTCGTCTATCCATATCGGGATCTCGTGGGGAAAACCGAAGGTCGCAGAAAGGTTAGATCTTAGGGTATCGAGCAGGGCGATCATCTTTATCGTGCTTCTTGGATAGGAATTTACGTTTATACCAAGTTTCGAAAGCTCGGAGAAGGGGATCTCGTAAACCCTACTTTTTGTTATTTTTATCTTTATCCAGATTTCGGATTTCGAAAATGGA comes from the Thiovulum sp. ES genome and includes:
- a CDS encoding Peptidase family C25 (PFAM: Peptidase family C25); the protein is MYLRDPNRPKYAVLVGDGSYDYKNFSGSAILNQVPPYYPIDSSLSVNLDNFGAYDDFYGDFDMDGYSDVALGRIPVRENSELSEYIEKVINYENLTEDGIWRYNFLLVADDERSDNPASCEIFHTYDVLYSVRSVISPRLNSIPFLLQKYPLEG